In one window of Desulfovibrio sp. UCD-KL4C DNA:
- a CDS encoding FAD-binding and (Fe-S)-binding domain-containing protein, which yields MLKKLIKDMQGVLPAERIYDHPALVATYAVDASYFAPKAKLIVDVMNLEEVSGVLKVCSQNNMGVTFRGAGTAVSGQACGEGVLVRLMGPYWKKVEVLDDGKMFWAGSGVIGIDVNVALAPYQRKMGADPASISSATIGGIIANNSAGMCCMVEENSYHAIKGMRLILADGTYLDTTDKDNVASFRNSHKAMLDELSALRLKVLADNDVVERIKRKYSIKNTIGYTLNSFVDHEDPVDILMHLMVGSEGTLGFIHEVLMETIPTPPIRSVALMFFPSLSVVTDIVMDMKDTCNIDAAEVLDYNCLIALQNNLKDIPDVMKNPPEGSCAMLVETKAWSSEELEQNVDEIFGVLNSFPALSEHLFTSDEVECEKLWNIRRSIYPAITNYREADEYVLTEDINIPVSRLAEGCEAFQELFTRHGYSVGIMGHAFHGNLHFSIPLKIAEDKEVARLHAFMVDLVNLITERFDGSLKAEHGTGRAMAPFVRKEWGDSLYEVTCAVKKVFDPESVLNPGVLINEDSNAHTNGLKSPLTVSPYVDLCVECGFCEQVCPSKNIGFTPRQRISLFRAVTKLRLEGKNEIADEWEKIFRKYGEQLCATDGLCRVKCPLGVDVASLIRSIRGEKASDRSTKIADYVTDHLEGALKAASLTLGGMSLAQRVIGDTMMSRLAGSARNLSGESLPLWNKAMPKGGSKVPVVKSGTGKQRIVYFPSCAVRTMGTSKEDRSEPLMNVTVRLLERAGYEVVFPKGMDSLCCGKSFETKGFMEQADKLAQKLSTALLEASGSGECVVLCDTSPCLARMKKTLDKRLVMMDPIEFTMKYVADRLNFKKLSRTVALHPTCSTRTMGLDGMFSELASKCVENVVVPKGINCCGFSGDKGFHKPELNRSALENLKGQIEHCDEGYSVSRTCEIGLTLHGGKNYRNILYLVEEATR from the coding sequence ATGTTGAAAAAGTTAATTAAAGATATGCAGGGAGTTCTCCCTGCTGAGCGTATATATGATCATCCTGCACTTGTAGCTACCTATGCTGTTGATGCGAGCTATTTTGCTCCTAAGGCTAAGCTTATAGTTGATGTTATGAATTTGGAAGAAGTGTCCGGAGTGCTTAAAGTCTGCTCGCAGAATAATATGGGAGTAACTTTTCGCGGAGCCGGAACAGCTGTAAGCGGTCAGGCCTGCGGAGAGGGCGTTCTTGTTCGCCTTATGGGACCGTATTGGAAAAAGGTAGAGGTCCTTGACGATGGTAAAATGTTTTGGGCTGGAAGCGGTGTGATAGGCATTGATGTGAATGTCGCATTGGCTCCGTATCAGCGCAAAATGGGGGCTGATCCTGCTTCCATCTCTTCAGCAACAATAGGCGGTATAATTGCCAATAATTCAGCAGGAATGTGCTGCATGGTTGAAGAAAACAGTTACCATGCAATCAAAGGAATGCGTCTGATTCTTGCCGATGGAACCTATCTGGATACTACTGATAAGGACAATGTCGCTTCCTTTAGAAATTCCCATAAAGCTATGCTTGATGAGCTTAGCGCTTTGCGACTTAAAGTTCTTGCCGATAATGATGTCGTTGAACGTATCAAGCGCAAGTATTCAATCAAAAACACTATCGGCTACACTCTCAATTCATTTGTTGATCATGAAGATCCCGTTGATATTCTGATGCATCTGATGGTCGGGTCTGAGGGGACACTTGGCTTTATTCATGAAGTCCTTATGGAAACTATTCCGACTCCGCCCATAAGATCAGTAGCTCTTATGTTCTTCCCTTCTCTAAGTGTAGTCACGGATATTGTGATGGATATGAAGGATACATGTAATATAGATGCAGCTGAAGTGCTTGATTATAATTGTCTTATAGCTTTGCAGAATAATCTCAAAGATATTCCTGATGTTATGAAGAATCCCCCGGAAGGCTCCTGCGCCATGCTTGTTGAAACTAAAGCGTGGAGTTCTGAAGAACTTGAGCAGAATGTTGATGAGATTTTTGGAGTTTTAAATAGTTTTCCGGCCTTAAGCGAACACCTTTTCACCTCCGATGAAGTAGAGTGTGAAAAATTGTGGAATATCAGGCGGTCTATCTATCCGGCCATTACCAACTATCGGGAAGCAGATGAGTATGTTCTTACCGAGGATATTAATATCCCTGTTTCAAGATTAGCTGAGGGGTGCGAAGCTTTTCAGGAGTTATTCACCCGTCACGGATATTCCGTCGGTATTATGGGGCATGCATTTCATGGTAATCTTCACTTTTCAATCCCACTTAAAATTGCTGAAGATAAAGAAGTAGCTAGATTACATGCTTTTATGGTTGATCTGGTTAATTTGATTACTGAGCGTTTTGACGGTTCTCTTAAGGCAGAGCATGGAACAGGGCGTGCAATGGCTCCATTCGTTCGTAAGGAATGGGGAGATTCTTTATATGAAGTGACCTGCGCCGTTAAAAAAGTTTTTGATCCGGAATCGGTTCTCAATCCAGGTGTATTGATCAATGAAGATTCCAATGCGCATACTAACGGGCTTAAAAGTCCTTTGACTGTATCGCCGTATGTGGATCTTTGCGTTGAATGCGGTTTTTGTGAGCAAGTCTGTCCATCAAAGAATATTGGCTTTACTCCGCGGCAGAGGATCAGTCTTTTCAGAGCTGTTACCAAGCTACGTCTTGAGGGCAAGAATGAGATTGCGGATGAATGGGAAAAAATCTTTCGCAAGTACGGTGAACAGCTTTGTGCTACTGATGGATTGTGCCGTGTAAAGTGTCCACTAGGTGTTGATGTTGCCAGCCTTATCAGGAGTATCAGAGGGGAAAAAGCCTCTGACCGTTCCACTAAAATTGCTGATTATGTAACTGATCACCTTGAGGGCGCTCTTAAGGCCGCTTCACTCACTTTGGGTGGTATGTCTCTTGCCCAGCGGGTAATAGGAGATACAATGATGTCCCGTCTTGCAGGTTCTGCCCGCAATCTTTCCGGGGAAAGTTTACCGCTCTGGAATAAAGCCATGCCGAAGGGTGGAAGTAAAGTTCCGGTAGTTAAATCCGGTACAGGGAAGCAGCGGATTGTTTATTTTCCTTCCTGCGCTGTGCGGACTATGGGGACCAGTAAGGAAGATAGGTCTGAACCTTTGATGAATGTGACTGTTCGGCTTCTTGAGCGGGCAGGGTATGAAGTTGTTTTTCCGAAGGGTATGGACAGTCTTTGCTGTGGTAAGTCTTTTGAAACTAAAGGATTTATGGAACAAGCTGATAAATTGGCACAAAAGCTCAGTACTGCTTTGCTTGAAGCGAGCGGGAGTGGAGAATGTGTTGTGCTTTGTGATACCAGCCCATGTCTGGCACGCATGAAAAAGACTTTGGATAAGCGACTTGTCATGATGGACCCTATCGAATTTACCATGAAGTATGTTGCGGACCGGTTAAACTTCAAGAAGCTCTCTAGAACAGTTGCTCTGCATCCGACATGTTCAACAAGAACAATGGGATTAGACGGAATGTTCAGCGAACTTGCCTCTAAATGCGTCGAGAATGTAGTTGTCCCTAAGGGGATAAACTGTTGCGGTTTTTCAGGTGACAAAGGGTTTCATAAACCTGAACTGAATAGATCGGCTCTTGAAAATTTGAAAGGACAGATTGAGCATTGTGATGAGGGGTATAGTGTTTCCAGAACTTGTGAAATAGGTTTAACCCTGCACGGCGGCAAAAATTATCGCAATATTTTATATCTTGTAGAAGAAGCCACTCGTTAG
- a CDS encoding methyl-accepting chemotaxis protein, giving the protein MNLKDVKLGNKLGLGFTIILGIMTALGTTAIINMELSKKGSNKLAKMYVPEVAEAIDVQKASLLTMYAMRGFAMSEDESYWTESQNLLSELKTSHLKDAKALADKFPQLVKLRENVVKATAAVEQYTSLANKARKVQGELKNARINMTESAQKFMKNAYQYLEDQNKKLSSQIASQASPLAMNARLIKITSINDVIDLGNNIRIMNFKAQATNDLTILAEAIKTFPKMNKVLDKIRTMTTQEKDLHSLELIKKEADNYNKAITILSDGMDQLQKLNNRLEIASNQVVAASDKTAEAGMAQTQNIATESANSLAMATWIIIFGLIAAILLGILVAIWLTKAITGPMTKGVIFATKVADGDLDQTLDIHQKDEAGQLALAMSKMVNNLKQKISEAEQKSNEADHESERAQKAMSEAETAKSKAESGRQLILDAAKRLEHVAERMTTASEELAAQIEQSSRGAELQTERVSETATAMEEMNATVLEVSMNASNAATESDKARDKAQEGSTVVTKAVNSIQNVQTQIGDLKEHMSSLGKQTDDIDSIMGVISDIADQTNLLALNAAIEAARAGDAGRGFAVVADEVRKLAEKTMKATEEVGEAIKNIQTGSHNSIGSMDKAVQMINESTELAKLSGDSLDEIVSLVNVTTDQVQAIAAAAEQQSATSEEINRAVDEINIISSETSTSMGQSASAVEELVRQSQELKTLVDEMVHSEN; this is encoded by the coding sequence ATGAATTTAAAAGATGTTAAACTTGGCAATAAGCTAGGACTTGGATTTACAATTATTCTAGGCATCATGACAGCGTTAGGTACTACAGCCATTATCAACATGGAATTATCTAAAAAAGGTAGCAACAAGCTGGCTAAAATGTATGTGCCGGAAGTGGCCGAAGCCATTGATGTACAAAAAGCATCTCTACTCACAATGTATGCCATGCGCGGATTTGCCATGTCTGAGGACGAATCCTACTGGACAGAAAGCCAAAACTTACTGTCTGAGCTAAAAACAAGTCATTTAAAAGATGCTAAGGCTTTGGCTGACAAGTTTCCGCAACTGGTTAAACTGCGTGAAAATGTAGTAAAAGCTACAGCAGCGGTGGAACAATACACCAGTTTGGCAAACAAGGCTCGTAAGGTTCAAGGCGAACTGAAAAATGCTCGTATAAATATGACTGAATCAGCCCAAAAATTCATGAAAAATGCCTATCAATACCTTGAGGATCAAAATAAAAAACTCTCCTCGCAAATTGCTTCACAAGCATCACCGTTAGCAATGAACGCCCGCCTGATTAAAATTACAAGTATCAATGATGTCATAGATCTTGGCAACAATATCCGGATAATGAATTTTAAAGCACAAGCAACAAACGACCTGACAATACTTGCTGAAGCCATTAAAACGTTCCCGAAGATGAATAAGGTTTTAGATAAAATAAGGACGATGACAACTCAGGAAAAAGACCTGCACTCCCTTGAGCTTATTAAGAAAGAGGCGGACAATTATAATAAAGCAATAACAATTCTCTCTGATGGCATGGACCAACTCCAGAAACTGAACAACCGTTTAGAGATAGCCTCCAATCAAGTTGTTGCCGCTTCTGATAAAACTGCTGAGGCGGGGATGGCGCAAACCCAAAACATAGCAACCGAAAGTGCTAACAGCCTGGCCATGGCTACTTGGATAATAATTTTCGGCCTTATAGCTGCAATTCTTCTGGGAATATTAGTGGCTATATGGCTCACCAAAGCAATCACCGGACCAATGACCAAAGGTGTAATCTTCGCCACTAAAGTGGCCGATGGAGATCTGGATCAAACGTTGGATATACACCAAAAAGATGAGGCTGGGCAGCTGGCTTTAGCTATGTCAAAAATGGTTAACAATCTGAAACAAAAAATTTCTGAGGCTGAACAAAAAAGTAACGAAGCAGACCATGAGTCAGAGCGAGCCCAAAAAGCAATGAGCGAGGCCGAAACAGCAAAAAGCAAAGCTGAATCCGGTCGTCAGCTTATTTTAGACGCAGCCAAACGTTTGGAGCATGTTGCGGAAAGAATGACTACTGCATCCGAGGAACTTGCAGCGCAGATTGAGCAGTCCAGCCGCGGTGCCGAACTTCAGACTGAACGCGTCAGCGAAACCGCAACAGCCATGGAAGAAATGAACGCTACGGTGCTTGAAGTCTCCATGAACGCAAGCAACGCCGCCACAGAATCAGACAAAGCCCGTGACAAAGCACAGGAAGGTTCAACGGTAGTAACCAAGGCCGTAAATTCAATACAAAATGTACAGACTCAAATTGGCGATCTAAAAGAACACATGTCTTCCTTAGGCAAACAGACAGATGACATTGACAGTATAATGGGTGTTATTTCTGACATTGCAGACCAGACTAATTTGCTGGCTTTAAACGCAGCAATTGAAGCTGCTAGAGCTGGTGATGCAGGTCGAGGCTTTGCTGTAGTAGCAGATGAAGTTCGCAAACTGGCTGAAAAGACAATGAAGGCAACTGAAGAGGTTGGTGAAGCCATCAAAAATATTCAGACAGGCTCACACAATAGCATAGGCAGCATGGACAAAGCAGTACAGATGATTAACGAGAGTACCGAGCTGGCCAAACTTTCAGGAGATTCTCTTGATGAAATAGTATCACTGGTAAACGTAACAACTGATCAGGTACAAGCCATCGCTGCAGCAGCCGAGCAGCAGTCTGCAACCAGCGAAGAAATAAATCGGGCAGTAGATGAAATAAACATTATTTCTAGCGAAACATCAACAAGCATGGGGCAGTCAGCGAGCGCTGTGGAAGAATTGGTACGACAATCACAAGAACTAAAAACTCTTGTTGATGAAATGGTACATAGTGAGAACTAA
- a CDS encoding ethanolamine ammonia-lyase subunit EutB, which produces MSTLQKDKKSLRSLLALASPLRSGDVLAGVAARTEEERVLAQIELSEVPLTRFLNEPVIAYEKDEVTRLIIDDHDKEAFAPVSSFTVGEFRDWLLTDVASTDVLTKLAMGITPEMAAAVSKLMRMQDLILVASKCQVITKFRNTLGLPGRFSVRLQPNHPTDDLKGIAASTLDGLCYGSGDAVIGINPATDNVENITRLMWMLDDIVEKHSIPTQTCVLTHVTTTMEAIKAGAPVDLCFQSIAGTEGTNASFGVSLSLLQEAYEATLSLGRGTVGNNVMYFETGQGSALSANAHHGVDQQTLEARAYAVARKFKPLLVNTVVGFIGPEYLYNGKQIQRAGLEDLFCGKLLGLPMGVDVCYTNHAEADQDDMDVLLTLLGNAKCNFIMGIPGADDIMLNYQSTSFHDACYLRKLLNLRPAPEFEAWLEKVGIHDEKGKLLPASSSNSLMAITQGL; this is translated from the coding sequence ATGAGTACATTACAGAAAGATAAAAAAAGTTTGAGATCATTACTTGCTTTAGCTTCACCGCTTCGTTCCGGCGATGTCTTGGCAGGAGTGGCAGCAAGAACAGAAGAAGAGCGAGTTTTAGCCCAGATAGAACTCTCTGAAGTTCCTTTAACAAGGTTTTTAAACGAGCCTGTTATTGCTTATGAAAAGGACGAAGTTACCCGTCTTATTATCGATGATCATGATAAAGAGGCCTTTGCCCCTGTAAGCAGTTTCACTGTTGGAGAATTCCGTGACTGGCTTCTCACAGACGTAGCTTCAACGGATGTGCTTACAAAACTTGCCATGGGTATCACGCCTGAAATGGCTGCCGCTGTTTCAAAACTTATGCGTATGCAGGATTTGATTCTTGTAGCATCTAAATGTCAGGTTATTACAAAATTTCGCAATACACTCGGGTTACCAGGGAGATTTTCTGTGCGGTTGCAACCCAATCATCCCACCGATGATTTAAAAGGAATTGCCGCTTCAACTTTAGACGGACTGTGTTACGGCTCAGGTGACGCTGTTATCGGCATTAATCCAGCAACAGATAATGTTGAAAATATTACCCGTTTGATGTGGATGCTTGATGATATAGTTGAAAAACATTCCATCCCTACCCAAACATGTGTTCTGACCCACGTTACAACAACAATGGAAGCGATTAAGGCCGGAGCTCCGGTTGATCTTTGCTTTCAGTCAATAGCAGGAACTGAAGGGACCAACGCCAGTTTCGGTGTTAGTTTGAGCTTGCTTCAGGAAGCATACGAAGCAACGCTTTCACTTGGACGTGGAACAGTTGGAAACAACGTTATGTATTTTGAAACAGGGCAGGGAAGTGCTTTGTCTGCTAATGCTCACCACGGTGTTGACCAGCAGACACTTGAAGCCAGAGCTTACGCAGTTGCCCGCAAATTTAAACCTTTACTTGTAAACACCGTAGTCGGTTTTATCGGTCCTGAGTATCTCTATAATGGAAAGCAGATCCAGCGTGCCGGTTTGGAAGATCTCTTTTGTGGTAAACTGCTCGGATTACCGATGGGAGTCGATGTTTGTTACACCAATCATGCGGAAGCTGATCAAGATGATATGGATGTGCTTTTGACTTTGCTCGGTAATGCTAAGTGTAACTTTATCATGGGTATTCCCGGCGCGGATGATATTATGCTCAATTATCAATCCACTTCATTTCACGATGCATGTTATCTGCGCAAATTGCTAAATTTAAGACCTGCTCCTGAATTTGAGGCATGGCTAGAAAAAGTAGGTATTCATGACGAGAAAGGAAAATTATTGCCCGCATCCAGTTCTAATTCTTTGATGGCCATAACACAGGGATTATAA
- the eutC gene encoding ethanolamine ammonia-lyase subunit EutC — translation MKENKPEIITVDPWSELKKFTDARISLGRCGVSLPLKESLSFKLAHAKARDAVHLPFKIDELKSELEESGHTCLKLKGSTDDRMEYLTRPDKGRVLSFKSRELLEKQETGYDVCVAVGDGLSSRAIHENGYSFIHAFMPLLEQAGIKATPVCLIENSRVAIADEIGSMLSAKLSVILIGERPGLSSPNSMGIYLTYNPIPGTTDEARNCISNVRDGGLSIAEGVQKLSYLVEQALITKTSGVELKDKMPSNYLPFNEIKMLG, via the coding sequence ATGAAAGAAAACAAACCTGAAATTATAACTGTTGACCCTTGGTCCGAGCTTAAAAAGTTTACTGATGCCCGTATTTCACTTGGAAGGTGCGGAGTCAGTCTGCCTCTCAAAGAATCTCTTTCGTTCAAACTTGCTCATGCAAAAGCGCGTGACGCAGTTCATTTGCCATTTAAAATTGACGAACTTAAATCTGAACTTGAAGAAAGCGGACACACTTGTCTTAAGCTTAAAGGCAGCACTGATGACAGAATGGAATATTTAACTCGTCCTGATAAAGGTAGAGTTCTAAGTTTTAAGTCGCGTGAATTACTTGAAAAACAGGAAACAGGATATGACGTGTGTGTGGCTGTAGGGGATGGACTCTCGTCTCGCGCAATTCATGAAAACGGATATAGTTTTATCCATGCTTTTATGCCTCTACTTGAGCAGGCGGGAATTAAAGCTACTCCTGTCTGTTTGATTGAAAACAGCCGCGTTGCAATTGCAGATGAAATTGGAAGTATGCTTTCGGCAAAGCTTTCAGTAATACTCATTGGTGAGAGACCGGGGCTTAGTTCCCCTAATTCGATGGGAATATATCTAACCTACAACCCTATACCGGGCACAACTGATGAAGCTCGTAATTGCATTTCAAATGTACGTGACGGTGGTTTAAGTATTGCAGAGGGGGTACAAAAATTGTCCTATTTAGTTGAACAGGCTTTGATTACCAAGACGTCAGGCGTAGAACTTAAGGACAAGATGCCATCTAATTACTTGCCATTTAATGAAATAAAAATGCTTGGCTAG
- a CDS encoding response regulator — MPEFKHIQTQLKSITQVVSCELERVEDILYFLDSLTSKFFIETEHDSVEIANWLSENDFTVGEDGFYLSIPQLVDFRKKKLSGDAVSFSWPPDKIDDEIARFHMFCLHNIGDILSSMHERIPSAVWMYYQDVTNTALQFPYIDQIEAITPDFDWSKYHTFASVNPEVNPEREVRWSAPHVDYAGRGLIVAASIPVYIGHDFVGLWSIDIKVEGLVRHEILAASRKSQLTCIVDKNGSLIADSRGVSIKEMDKGEIALINFNEIHECFKNVNLQKIFDSKSGYRNFNSSDESFQVHWQIINSMGWICITVLSVHELITTAKTLFQKAFINLKKGDSEPLIKTDHFPDEMLEMAHSYNEMAHSLDKMRKQILNKNLELVKQRIEAEAANKAKSSFLANMSHELRTPLNGIVSMLYLIKDTELDGEQANYVKFTIQSAQRLTDLLGDILDLTKIESGEVKLVEKPFESVKIFEAIESLFGPTCKQRGLKFELNVDSSVPATLVGDPLRFSQILNNLVGNAVKFTEHGEISVAVHLLSDVAPDVSRIFFSVSDTGIGMEEKNIENLFGMFIQVDEGYQRLYQGAGLGLAIVRQLVVLMGGNISVTSKLGEGTSFYVSIPFKKDNSESIPAKESFTINLSESSHYWVLVVEDERINMIATKAILKKSGFNVGTAENGLEALKELKKNRYDLVLMDIRMPLMDGIESTIAIRNGRAGDDNTDIPIVALTAFATANSKNDFLRAGMNDYLTKPLEIDSLFKSIMALLKNN; from the coding sequence ATGCCAGAATTTAAACATATCCAGACTCAACTCAAGTCTATTACTCAGGTTGTTTCTTGTGAACTGGAACGGGTTGAGGATATCCTTTACTTTTTGGATTCTCTGACGTCCAAGTTTTTTATTGAAACTGAACATGATTCAGTGGAAATAGCTAACTGGCTTAGCGAAAATGATTTTACCGTAGGGGAAGACGGTTTCTATTTAAGTATTCCCCAGCTTGTAGATTTTAGAAAGAAAAAGCTGTCCGGTGATGCAGTCAGTTTTTCGTGGCCGCCTGATAAGATTGATGATGAAATTGCCAGATTCCATATGTTTTGCCTTCATAATATTGGTGACATTCTATCCTCAATGCATGAGAGAATTCCCAGTGCAGTCTGGATGTATTATCAGGATGTCACAAACACAGCTTTGCAATTTCCATATATTGATCAAATAGAAGCTATTACTCCCGATTTTGATTGGTCTAAATACCATACCTTCGCCTCGGTCAATCCAGAAGTAAACCCGGAAAGAGAAGTTCGCTGGTCGGCGCCTCATGTGGATTACGCCGGAAGAGGGCTTATCGTTGCCGCGTCAATTCCGGTGTATATCGGGCATGACTTTGTCGGCTTGTGGAGTATTGATATAAAAGTGGAAGGATTGGTGCGTCATGAGATTCTGGCGGCAAGTCGGAAAAGCCAATTAACCTGCATTGTAGATAAAAACGGATCATTAATAGCGGACAGCCGAGGTGTGTCCATAAAAGAAATGGATAAAGGAGAGATTGCTCTTATTAATTTTAACGAGATTCATGAATGTTTTAAAAATGTAAATTTGCAAAAAATCTTTGATTCTAAGAGCGGGTATAGAAATTTTAATTCCAGTGACGAATCATTTCAGGTTCATTGGCAGATAATAAATTCGATGGGCTGGATTTGTATAACAGTTCTCTCAGTTCATGAATTAATCACTACCGCTAAAACCCTCTTCCAAAAAGCATTTATTAACCTTAAAAAAGGTGATTCAGAGCCGCTTATAAAAACGGATCATTTTCCTGATGAAATGTTGGAGATGGCACATTCATATAACGAGATGGCTCATAGTCTGGATAAAATGCGCAAACAAATTTTGAATAAAAATCTTGAACTCGTAAAGCAAAGAATAGAAGCAGAAGCAGCAAATAAAGCAAAGTCTTCTTTTTTGGCTAATATGAGTCATGAGCTAAGAACTCCGTTAAACGGGATTGTCAGTATGCTCTATCTTATTAAAGATACTGAACTTGATGGTGAGCAGGCTAATTACGTTAAATTTACTATTCAATCTGCTCAGCGGCTAACAGATCTGCTTGGGGATATTCTTGATTTGACAAAGATCGAATCCGGTGAGGTCAAACTTGTAGAAAAACCGTTTGAATCTGTAAAAATATTTGAAGCAATAGAATCTCTGTTCGGGCCGACATGCAAGCAACGCGGTCTGAAATTTGAATTGAATGTAGACAGCTCAGTTCCAGCAACTCTTGTCGGAGACCCTTTAAGGTTCAGTCAGATTCTAAATAACCTTGTGGGTAATGCCGTTAAGTTTACCGAGCATGGAGAGATTAGCGTCGCTGTTCATTTGCTGTCGGATGTAGCTCCTGATGTTTCAAGAATTTTCTTTTCCGTGTCGGATACCGGTATCGGTATGGAAGAAAAAAATATTGAAAATTTGTTTGGCATGTTTATTCAGGTTGATGAAGGTTATCAACGTTTATACCAAGGGGCAGGTCTGGGATTAGCGATCGTCAGACAACTTGTGGTGCTGATGGGTGGTAATATTTCTGTTACAAGCAAACTTGGAGAAGGAACGTCTTTTTATGTGTCTATTCCATTTAAAAAAGATAACAGTGAATCGATTCCTGCTAAAGAAAGTTTTACGATAAATCTTTCAGAATCAAGCCATTATTGGGTACTTGTGGTCGAGGATGAAAGAATAAATATGATTGCTACTAAAGCAATTTTAAAGAAGTCAGGATTTAATGTCGGTACAGCTGAAAATGGACTTGAAGCATTAAAAGAACTTAAAAAAAACAGGTATGATCTGGTTTTGATGGATATCCGTATGCCGCTTATGGACGGGATTGAGTCCACTATTGCTATAAGAAACGGTCGCGCAGGTGATGACAATACGGATATCCCAATTGTGGCTTTAACTGCTTTTGCCACAGCAAATAGTAAAAATGATTTTTTGCGTGCCGGCATGAACGATTATTTAACTAAGCCGCTTGAGATCGATAGCCTCTTCAAATCTATTATGGCGCTGCTGAAAAATAATTAA
- a CDS encoding class I SAM-dependent methyltransferase — MFEPISVTIDDNVADTLFIPLYMRNLETLRVDGIIHDPLSCQLVNQIDYDFSKYKTADKSIIGTAIRIRRFDKAVTEFIKNHDNPVVISIGAGLDTRFKRVFNGKGIFYELDLPEVIHVRNQLLPESENNPYIAKSFFDVSWIDQIVEKHTGSNFILVAEGVFMYFEEELLHPIITMIADRIPQGELHFDVSSKWAIQNQKKHDTVKNSNATFRWGLEDDLLLEKWSPYLRYQDTTYYMDQELKRWGFFIRLMRLVPKWRNAFRMLHYKIKSKP; from the coding sequence ATGTTCGAACCAATATCCGTCACCATAGACGATAATGTGGCAGATACCCTGTTCATTCCCCTATACATGCGGAATTTAGAAACCTTGCGTGTCGATGGAATTATCCATGACCCACTATCCTGCCAACTTGTTAACCAAATTGACTACGACTTTTCGAAATATAAAACAGCAGACAAGAGCATCATTGGGACAGCAATCCGCATTCGTCGTTTTGATAAAGCAGTAACCGAATTTATCAAAAACCACGACAATCCAGTAGTTATAAGTATTGGGGCAGGACTAGATACACGATTCAAACGCGTTTTTAATGGTAAAGGTATATTTTACGAACTGGATTTACCCGAGGTTATTCATGTCAGGAATCAGTTACTTCCTGAATCTGAAAACAATCCATATATTGCAAAATCTTTTTTTGATGTTTCTTGGATTGATCAAATAGTTGAAAAACATACAGGAAGTAATTTTATTTTAGTGGCAGAGGGAGTCTTCATGTACTTTGAAGAGGAATTATTACATCCTATTATCACAATGATAGCTGACCGAATTCCGCAAGGTGAATTGCATTTTGACGTAAGTTCAAAGTGGGCAATCCAAAACCAAAAGAAACATGATACAGTCAAAAATAGCAACGCAACATTCCGCTGGGGATTGGAAGATGACCTATTACTAGAGAAGTGGTCACCATATCTCAGGTATCAGGACACTACCTACTACATGGATCAAGAGCTAAAACGCTGGGGATTTTTCATTAGACTAATGAGGCTAGTGCCAAAATGGAGAAACGCCTTTCGTATGTTACACTATAAAATTAAATCGAAACCTTAA
- a CDS encoding HAD family hydrolase → MNYSLDFSAVIFDLDGTLLYTLEEIAATGNAALKRLGYATHSVSAYRTFLGGGAKKLAWRILPQDKRNQENYDELLPVLLEEFELSLNTIARPYDGVLEALAVLSSAGKKFAVLSNKPEEFSKIAVEKLLPGVNFEAVYGALQNVPLKPEPDRALKLAELMGTTPDRTVFVGDSDVDIQTGLNAGMITVGAGWGFRGVDELKEAGANIILDVPADLAKLL, encoded by the coding sequence ATGAATTATTCGCTAGATTTTTCCGCAGTCATTTTCGATCTTGACGGAACGTTACTTTATACATTGGAAGAAATTGCTGCTACAGGTAATGCTGCGCTTAAAAGGCTTGGCTATGCAACACATTCAGTCAGTGCTTACCGTACATTTTTGGGCGGAGGAGCTAAAAAACTGGCGTGGCGTATTTTGCCGCAGGATAAAAGAAACCAAGAAAATTATGATGAACTGCTCCCCGTACTTCTTGAAGAATTTGAGCTGTCTTTAAATACGATTGCTCGGCCTTATGACGGAGTTTTAGAAGCTCTTGCGGTTTTATCTTCTGCAGGTAAAAAGTTTGCTGTGCTTTCTAATAAGCCTGAGGAATTTTCTAAAATAGCCGTAGAAAAACTTTTGCCTGGCGTGAATTTTGAGGCTGTTTATGGAGCGCTTCAGAATGTTCCGTTAAAACCTGAGCCGGACAGGGCGTTGAAGCTTGCGGAGCTAATGGGAACAACTCCTGACCGGACTGTTTTTGTAGGAGATTCTGATGTAGATATCCAAACTGGGCTTAACGCTGGAATGATAACCGTTGGCGCAGGGTGGGGTTTCCGCGGCGTTGACGAACTTAAAGAGGCTGGGGCGAATATTATTTTGGATGTTCCGGCAGATTTGGCTAAGTTGCTTTAG